The Geotrypetes seraphini chromosome 12, aGeoSer1.1, whole genome shotgun sequence nucleotide sequence gaggttagacatctccactgatggatacagctctgcggctataacatttaaaataatagcgatccaaagggggaggggagaaggtgcgaggaagtctggagctgcagggccgacattagagggagtaagagttgatggtgccgcagggtcccgcggggggggggggggaggaaggaaggaagaagaggaaccgaagcatggcaattgtggggaagtgcagagctgcagggaagagtgttgcggtacccagctggagggagaaggaagatgagggagggaattaaaggagatgccagggcttggagcataggaggaaggtatgccagtctaagggaaaaggaagggggagatgtgagagcatggagggggaacgaaagatggaagaaaaggaaaggagagagatgccagagaatcagggaaggggagataccagactatgaggagaggtgtgggagagggaaggcgaggagagagatgccagaccaatggggtgaaaggagagatggaagggggaggcatacagtttctggaaggggcatagaaggagagaagatgccatataggggaagagagacggcagacagtggatggaaggaagagagttacaagaagatgaggaaaggagaaaccacagaagacaaaggtagaaaaaaatttctatttatttattgctttaggagacatgtgtcactgtttctgtgaagcattgtatgcagagtccagcttcttgctggttcaatttaacctttgtctatgtatttttattttatcccctcttttacaaaactgtgaagcgtttttagcaccagccttggtggtagcagctctgatgctcagaattttatgagcatcagagctgttacctccgtagctaaaatccacactacagttttgtaaaagagggaggggttagtttgtgattacatattccttactaggcgaaggtgttttctgtgttctgtgtgttttctgttaggattgacggtgtaggattgatctgtgctggtctggcttgtttagttttacaatgggtgtattgatgtactgctcactgcaatatgtaagatgctgccttttcctaggtactcatgtgtgacgtgtggtttgttactaaaaatcatgtttttcttacagatggggggggtgccaaaaaaatgatgggccccggatgttacatatgctaggtacgccactgtatgtaaagataccagaaagctggcgtagcaaaaacttctaagttttgagtatttaaccctcccacaatctcacgggcactcgtttcaagtttattgagattttgatttaaacgcaatatcaaatattttcaatgcgtataacaaaaataaatttggggaaataaataaaaccatttgaaccagtgttcccgctaagctgcgctggcgcacaaaatattacatcgcagcgcacacgtttctcgtcacagcgcacaatcggaagaggcgtacggcagatggcagggcggcgagaggagaatcgggcgagttggctcataacttgctggcgcccgatatttttggctcacggtgaaaaaagtttgctcacaacacccgcccgcttagagggaacactggttcttacctgttaattttctttcctttagtagcagcagatgaatccagagccccaccccttCTGTGGCTATCTGTTTGTGTCTTATGTGGCATTTTCAGTTCTGGTTTAAACATTCGCtactggaaagaagttttttttggATGCTCATTATCCTatctcgggatgcttgggcaaggagcataactgaatggacaggaggaataccaggctataaagccaactgttaatcagtttctctatctccacctgctggtcgatgtgagctattcccacttgtctctggattcatctgctgctactaaaggaaagaaaattaacaggtaagaacataattttaccatcctgcactgaccccacccccctcctcacACTTGAACCAGGGAAATGCACAATCATGCActgaccccaccccctcctcaCACTTGAACCAGGGAAATGCACAATCATGCActgaccccaccccctcctcaCACTTGAACCAGGGAAATGCACAATCCTGCActgaccccaccccctcctcaCACTTGAACCAGGGAAACGCACAGTCCTGCACTGACCCTAACCCCTTCTCACACTTGAACCAGGGAAATGCACAATCATGCActgaccccaccccctcctcaTACTTGAACCAGGGAAACACACAatcctgtaacttcaagtgtcccctagtatgtactttttgatggagtaaaaaaatcgattccCTTGTACCCACTCACCACTCAGGatcttgtagacttcaatcatatcttcccctcaGCTATTTCAGTACCTTCTTATCTTGGAAGGAAGAAGCATGATTGTGGGGCTCCTTAATAGAGCTGGAAGGTACAGAGGATCTGAGAGGTGGGGGACAGATAGTTCACTGATAAAGATGTATTGTTATTGCAAAGAGGTGTATGGATTGTCTTTGTAATCATATTAagcaatctttggtctttaaactctttcaactctggaatgatctccccttttaaggagttccagttcatctttaaaaactactatttgccaaacattttgaaaatttattcttagaaattttgctattatcttctatttatcatttgtaaatcattctctGTTTATTTAATTCCAACAATTGTATTATATCTATTCCTGTATAACATGTTGTACTCTTATAAGCTTATAATGTgtacattgtaattcgctgattgtccagctctctttggtgtgaactgcctagaagtcgtctgactatggcggtatagaagaataaagttattattcattattattattaaaccgaGTTGAGCCTTCTTAGAATGATAACTCGGTATagaaagttaagctttagtttagtttaatacgTCTTCAAACATGCTTATTTCTTTTTAACTGTTCTAATTTGGAGGTGATCTTGCATTTTCAGAAGGGATCCCTTGGCGATGTTGACGTGATACTGCTTGTGGTGAGCTTTTGGTAGCAATCTCTGTGCCGCAGccgattccaggtgtgccccgacGAGATGCCAGTAAGGAGGACAGGGGCTGGCGTgggctgactgcttataggacgtgcctctctcaGTGAGAGtctcctataggcagtcagccggcagtGATGACTCTTTTCCTCGCCGgcatttctcctcctctgccCGCACCTCCCCTCTTCCAGGAGCCTCCACCGAAGTGACAGATGGGCCTcggtgcatgcatggatgtcgacgtgatgttCATCGTATTGACATCCTCGCACTTCCGGGTTCCTTCCTGCCAAAAGTTTGCGGGACCCTGCTTTAGTCCTTGATAACTGTACAAGCTTCACATGTCCCAAGCTTttcttttcataagaacataagcattgcctccgctgggtcagacccgaggtccatcgcgcccagcggtagcccaacaggtccaggacctgcacagtaattttctgtctatacccttctatccccttttccagcaggaaattgtccaatcctttcttgaaccccagtaccatactctgccctattacgtcccctggaagcgcattccagttgtctaccacacgttgggtaaagaacttcctagcatttgttttgaatctgtcccctttcaacttttctgaatgctctcttgttcttttatttttcaaaagtttgaagaatctatccctctctactctctctatgcccctcatgatcttgtaagtatttatcatatcccctctaagtctcctcttctccagggaaaagagtcccagtttctccaatctctcagcgtatgaaagattttccatcccttttatcagacaacAGTGTATATGTACCTTTaaggcttttgttttttttttcccttctagcACTTCCTTCCACCATCCTTCAGCACCTTCTACCACTACTTAACATCTATTACCTGGAAAGGATTGAAGAAACTGCTGTTAAGAAAGGTGAGTGCCTGGTGCTCTCTGGTTCACGGGAGCTATAGGGTGCTGTTTGCTGttactggggaggggggttgggagggggggtggggtgacATCAGGGGTCTTACTGTTCTGCAGATTGCCTGACTGTACTGTTTTTGTATGTTCCTGATGTTTTGCTGTGCTGTGTTTTGtcataaataaacaattgcaaaaaaaaaaaaaaaagaaagatgagtGCTCAGGAGCAATAGTCTTGAAGAGCCGCTGCTTAGCCCTTCACGGGAATGACCCAGACCAGACATGCAATGCATTTCCAAAACAGATAATACTTTATTTGTAACAGCGGAAGTGTACCAGTAACAAGCTTGCATTATCAAGCTGGAAATGCAATTGGAGAGAGTATACAAAGAGAAGCCGGCAGAGTCCGAATGCATGAATGATCTCTAAAGAGACAAGCAGGATGGGAAGCCCATTCTATAGGCTTGATTTTGGACTACAGCGTTCCCCCACAAATcgcagactcgctcattcgcgctctgctctgaccgcctcttcctgtagtaaagtcgggctacaccaatcatgagctgcgtgtcaaagcagttcctgattggtatagcccgactttaccacaggaagaggcggtcggagcagagcgcgagtgatttccttcacccgcTGTCGctccagctaccctctcctgcctcacccccgtgaatttcgggggagtactgtacacccCTACATCCTGTGCCATCCCAGGATTATTTAAATTAGTGCAAAATTGCCTCTATTCTGCCCTTTTCCTTATCCTGTGCCCATATCTAGAAGGTTGTTTACTATCTTTTGTGGGTTTTCTGTGGTCAGGTCCTTTGTCCAGATGTGCCAGgctgttggtcacaaatttgctCCCGATGGCAGTTGGTAACAAGTTTGTTTTCTTTACTAACAAAAGAAACTTTCAATTTATGCTTGGAAGCATTGCATGGGGCCCTCTTCATGGGGTTCACTGACCAGGCACCCCTCATCAGTCCGCTGATCTGTCTTGAGCTGCCTACACTACAGAGAGTCATTTGCTGAAATTCTAATTCCAGGGCTTTCCACGGAGCCGGTGTGGTGCCAGATATGGAAACGTGTGATGAAAAGGAAACCATCGCAATACGAGGTGAGGCTGCAAATTGGAAAGGCTTTTCTGTCTAGACCAGGGgccttcaagttttattaaaattttgatgtatcgcgatatcattaattcaaagcgatttacaattaaaaacagggtctcaATTATTAACGACAACAGACacacataagggaagtagggagaactacaataagcttAATAAAAGACTTAtgaaaggaaaaattttttaaaagtattgataaaaattgaaaaggaaattaagaacctttttaaaaaaaaaaaaaaaaaaaattccatttctCGGAGCCTAAGACAGAGGACAAGTGAGTTTAAGCAGCGAATGGGATCAAAAGAGACTCCGATGAAGAGGTCTgaaaagcatccttgtacaaccagtattttaacagtcctttaaatttatttagtgatttttcttccttaataaatgatggtaaggaGTTCCATATTCTGGGCCCTGTAACCGCAAAGATCTTATCTTGTCAAACTTTTTGTCACGAGGGCCACATTCAGCACTTTTCAACGGGccgtggtaaaaaaaaaaaaagagttttattgaaagcagaaaattttataaactatttacaaagtatgtgagattaaattatcgtagtaatggacttccagattcatTTTAAAGATTAGTCACCGCGCCAGAGCTACCTAGAACGCTGCAAATTGACGCCGTCGATTGAGGCCGTACAAGTACGAAAAAATACTACGAATTATACAATTACAATTTAGTATTAAATAGAGTTGTaaataatattaacataatatggaatatcaatatattttggaacataattttaattaatgcatttgaaatctatcaacacaacgtggggtttttaaaaaatgttttgtggattctcattggaaaattagtccagTTCGCACATTTCCGCATAATTCTTCCATGGGccgtactttggagacccctggtcttGACCATCAAGTCTTATATTGTCAGTAACGATAACAATGGATTTAGGCAGTATTTTTCATCCAAgctagactcccccccccccccacccaaaggaagtgatttttttgaaaagctgttgggGGATTTGTGGAACTGCTGTTCTTTCGTGTGTTGGGTTTTGTTGAATTAGGCAGTATGAATTCTGCATGGACATTACACCTGTTTCTAGGGCTGTTATCTATAGATTCCTTGGTTCTTCCCTTTGTCCAGTGAATACATCTGTCCCATATTGGAGAAAGCAGAGGTGAAGCCAGACAGTAGGAGATTCTGAAACTGACTGTAATAGTAATTTTGCATTTATTACAAAACCCTGGGAACTGAGTAGATGGTGTGGTTACTTGGCTAGATGGGGCAAGAGTCAGAGGAAGTCCGCCTTAAATTTGACTAAATGTGAAATTGGTGAAAAGAAAAACTGGCAAAAAGGGAAGCCAGAGATGAACGAGAGCTTGTGACAGAAAGGGAAAGAGGCTTTGTTAACTGTTGTCAAAATCTGGACTATAATGACTGCTGAAGTGGAGCAGTAGAGAGGAGATGACTGGTCAGAAGGATATAGGCATTCTAACACAATGTCTTCCTCACAGTGTCCTTGGTCAGTTATGATCAGTAGACTGCAATTTACTTACAAAAAGTGTGTGTATGGTTGGGGGGGTGGGAATGGGAagagattttggatttagctcacactttttCCAGTACCGTATTTCCCTGCATATAGGCCGTCCCTCTGCATAGGCTATATGtatccatgtataggccgcagaaaagggcAGCCTATGTTTAAAAACCGGAAGATAAGCTGCCCTATGGTATTAGCCGCGGCTTATCTTCCAGTACCTCCTCTGCCTTTGTCAATCATCCCCCACCTCCGGTATCTTTTCAGGAGCCCCCTAGATGGCGAATCTCCGGTggtgcagggcagccgcgatCTCTTTGGCATCCGGCCTGCCTCCACACCGCCCGCTGAATGACCAACGTCAGCTCTtgcgggactcgcgagaactgacgtcAGTCACTCAGCAAGCGGTGCGGGAGCAGGCTGGATGCCAAAGAGATCACGgctgccctgcactgctggaGATTTGCCGTCCGCCGTCCAGGGGGCTCCTGaaaaggtaccaggggtggggggatgacttaaaatttttatataggccaccccatataactaggccgcggccctatatatggggaaatacggtagtagCTAAAGTATGAGTTAAATTCACATAGAGTAGACATTTCCCTGTCTAGAGAATGAGGGCTTACCACAAATAAAATGTTAAAGCCAAATAAGGGCTCAGAAGGATCATCTTGTTTAGGTCAACAAATGAAAATACAGCTTTTGGGATCCTTTCTCTAACACATGTATTTATTTTTCACAACTTTTATACTGCTCTATTTAAAATGCTTAGCGGTTTACAAACTGACTtaatcagaaataaaattaaGCACATTAAAACAAAACTAGAAGAAGATGATAACCCCCCagcaaattacaaaaaataattaCTCGGTCAAAAGTCTGCTGAAATAGAGGTTTTCAGCAACTTCCAGATCTGTAAGTTTTCATTTTACTTAAAGACTCTGGAAGCAAATTCCATAGTCATGCACCCTCTTACGTAAAacaccctagatcaggggtgtccaacctgcggccccgtgaagtattttgtgcggccccggtcgagggcgatgcagtgttttcctctgatgcccccgggtgtttaccgtcttgccggctccctcctctgtcttgctgcagcatttgcgcgaccccagaaaatttttttcggctgatgcggcccagggaagccaaaaggttggacactcctgccctAGATCTTTTAAACATGTCAGATTGGAGGATAATAGATAGAATATCAGTAAATATTTTTCTGCTGATCTCAATGAAAGTGGAAGACAGTGCAGTCTCAGAACTGTAGCCAATGATGggtcctctaaatattcttcactcttcgacctctaaccctttattgtagttccttcctattacatctcctgtaaaccgtgccgagctccacgaacgtggagaagatgcggtatacaaacctaaggattggattagattagattatttaaCATTTAAAGATTCAGGCCAAAATTTTAACTTGAACACACAGTCTGGTTCAAATCGTGGAATATTAGTCAAAAGACTAGCTACTACATTCTGAGCAAGTTGTAAGGACTTGAGCATCTCTACATGTTTGCTCTTGTACTATCcccctttattccgggaccagtgggtgaTGTGTCCCTTGCCGCCAGGCAttgtaggaagcctcagatgattgaagtcttaacTCCTCCCTCTGATAGCATACCCTGGAGCATGCCCCTTGGACACCAGTCTTGTCTTCATACAAGCCAGcctgtaggagcttatcttttctgctcatgtttcttTTGGTAGTTTTCAGTAATTCTTCAGTATTTTCTTTCGTGCTCTTGCCctcgtgctgtggaggttccctgcgaGGACATTCTGGTGGCAGGAGATCGCAGACTGTTGGAgaacatctggggggggggggttccctgcgCTGCAATAAGCCCCCTGGTCAACCTCTAAAGATCGGGGCTCCGGGATCGGGAactagctcaccccaggttcgtccaCTAGTGGGTGTAGCACAGGCTGACCGGTTCCACGGAGGTGCTACAGGGATTGGAGCTGGATTGCGTGCCTCCGCCAGGCATTTGATCGACGTATCCATGGCTTACGTCATTCATCAGGGGGGCATGTGGGGGTCCCTCCCGCTCTTTCGCTGGGCGGAGAGACACCTTGTAGCCCTGTCTGCTGCTCACATGGCAGGGGTAGACAATGTTCATGCAGACTTTCTCAGTCGCCAGACCCTGGACCCCCGAGAGTGGTCTCCCGGAGAGCGTTCGAGTGCATAGTGCACTGGTGTTCGAGTTCATGGCGACTGCAGCGAACAAGACGGCCAATTGATTTTTCAGTCGTCATGAGGCTTGCAGCGACGGCCTAGACGCTCTGGTGCAGCCCTGGCCCCAGGAGGGTCTTCTTTACACCTTCCCTCCTTATCCCATGATAGGATGTTTGTTGGGTTGAGTAGCAGAGCATGGGGGGCCGGTGATCCTGGTGGTccccgattggcccaggtggatGTGGTATGCCAATCTGGTTTGGCTGGTGGGGTAGAGTGCTGTGGTTGCCTTGTCACTCTCGTCTCCTCACATGAGGGCCAATCACTTCACTTGGGTCCTATGGCATGTCTCTTAAGCACGCAGCCTTGATGGCCTGGGGCTATTCTTCTGCAGTGACTGCTATGCTGCTTCACATTAAATGGAAGTCCATGGCGGCGGTCTATGCGCCCTCTTGGCAGTGCTACCATGCATGGTGCGCCAGCTGACAGGAGGATCCTTCTTCCCCCTTGGTTCCTCGGGTGCTAGAGTTTCTGCAGGATGACCTAAAAAAGGGCCTTGCAGTGGCTTCGCTATGGGTTCAGCCTGGGTCCTCTTGCCTTGAGGGGCTCCTTGGCGATTCATTTGGACGTGGTTCATTTTCTATGGGGCGCGGGTTGTCTGAGGCCCCCTTTGCGCCTCCCTTGTCAAACACggaatctgaatctggttctctgCTCCCTAGCTCGCCCGCCTTTGGAGCAGGCATCTTTGATGGATCTCACTATTAAGACGGTATTCCTTGTGGCTGTAACTTTGGCTAGGAGAGTTTCGGAGCTCCCGGCACTCTCTTGTCAGGATCCATTCCTGCGTATTATGGATGCCGTGGTGCTATTGAGtatggttccttcctttcttctgaaagtggtttctgtcttccatgtgaatcaggaagtccggCGTTTGTTTCTTCCGGTTCGAAGGCCTAGGACCGGGTGCTGTGGTCTCTGGATGTGCGCAGGCCTTTGCTGCAATATTTGAGGTTACCCAAGAGTTTCGCCTCGTGGACCACTTGATTGTCCTGGTGGGACCTGCACACCGAGGCGGTCCTGCCTCTAAGGTTACCATTTTGAGATGGATTCGAGCAGCCATTTCTGTGGTTTACGTAGCAGCAGTTAAGAAGCCACCCTTCGGGGTGCGGGTTCATTCAACCAGAGGGGTTTCCTGCTCCTGAGCTGAGTCATTGGCGGTTTCTCCAGATGAGATCTGTagggctgctacctggtcctccttgCACACCATCAAGTTTTATAGGATTGATGGGGCGGCCAAGCAGGATGCCGCTTTTGGTGCCTTGGTGTTGGCAGtgagctcatcagtcccaccctgatgttttcgggactgctctgttacgtcccactggtcccggaataaaggggAATTGTGCAAGAACGAAAGACTAAGCTcatacctttgctaatcttctttcttgtaaatcctccctTTATTCCGGGAACCCACCCTTTATCTGTCTGAATCGCTGATTGCCTGTCTTGAAGTACTGGTAAACTAGATTTTGGTTTCagaccagcctttataagagtgccatctGTCTGTATTTAGCACGgaaattgggggggggttctAGTTCAAGCACCCCCTCCTGACAGTGTGAGCTCCCTATAGCACTGGTTTGTTGTTCAGGTTTCTAATGTTTTATAACCTGTTTTCTCGTTTTCATTATTGCTGTTTTGCAAATGTTGAATTGAGCAGAATTAATTTGTCTGGCGGGGAGTTCCCCATTCCTCTCTCTTGTTTATCTTCTGTAGATGTTCCTTGCTGCTTTCAGGGGCATGCTCCAGGTTATGCTATCAGAGGGAGGAgttaagacttcaatcatctgagGCTTCCTGGTGGCAAGGGATGCATCACcaactggtcccggaataaagggaggatttataaaaaagaagattagcaaaggtaagaacctaatctttcattagcaGACTGTAGGCGCTTCGCTGGCTCTCTTTCAACCAAATTTAGTTTTCTTTACTTGCTTTGCTGTTGTCTGTATTCCAGACTCATATGTGACTTTGCTGCTTTAAAAACCATCTCAGGCTGTGATTATTTCCTTACAGAACATCAGATGTTGGAGGCAGAAGTTCCTGGAGACCTTTTTCCACAACATCATGCGTGGGATCTTGGACATGTCCTCGGACACATGCTTACAGGACCCTCGGTTCTCCCCCCTGCTCCACAGCGCACGTTATGTCACAGAGTTGACCATTGGGAACAAGCTGCAGGGAGTGACTCGACTTGGCCCGGTGTTAGGGAGCTTGGTTGATTCGGTGAAGACCTTGAAGTTCCTTCATCTTCGCTCTGCTGACAAGGCAACTGAATATGCACTTAGGCTTCTACTTCACTGTTTAATCCATCACGGAAAGGTCTGCAAGATATCTTTATCATCCTGGCCAACTCCAGACCAGGATCTTTTAGTCGTTATCTTAAAAATCAGTGCAGGCCTCTGGCGTCAGACCAGTGACTGCAAGATGTGCGTGCAGGAACAAGATGCAGAAAGCAGTGGTTCGGCACAGGAGAACAGACTCCCACAGTGTGTGGAGTCGCAGGAAAGTAGCCACATGCAGGCGCCCTCTGGAGGCAATTCTGAGAACAAATGGACCAATGAGAAGCCCCCAAGTGCCTTATTAAACTTACATTTGCCTGATGTAGACCAGAAAGCACTAACTAAGGTGTCCACAAAGAGTGGAGACAATGCCGTAGCCACTGATATCCCAGCAGTGCCGGCATTGATCGGCAGCATTTCCAGGAATGCCGTGTGCCATCAGTCTTCCCTGAATAAAGTGCCTCCGCCTACCTCGCAGAGCTCTAACACTTCAGCGATACCATCTGCAAATAATTCCTCCTACTGTGGGGGAGATGCGAAGGCAGAGCAGGATGAACTGTTTGATTTTGTCTTCGCCGTGGCCCAGGAAGAGATGAAAAAGTTGCAGGATGGAAATACTCAATTGGCAGAGGAGAACGCAGGCAATGGGGGGGCTCTTTCTGAGGCAGCCCAGGGGACGACTGACCTTCCTCCACCtttgaaaatcagatatcacTTCCGCAGTGTTACGTCGCTAAATTTACACAATGTGGTATTATCGCTAGAGTCCTGTCATTTCCTGTGTCACCTGCTGTGTTCCTGGGTCTCATTGGAAGCCCTCATGATGGCTTACAACGGTGCGTAGGAGATAGGTGAAAAGGAAGGAGATCAAAGGACAGGAAACCTGGAGTCTCTCTTGCTCCTCTTAGAAAAATTTCAAAACATTCATTTTGGTTCATCAGCTTCTTCCTCCTCTTGGTCTTACAGTCCAGAGCTGGGGAAGTGGTCTTCAGAACTACTAAGATCCCCCCTCACACAAACACATCTTCATTTAGAACTATCtggggtcccccccccccaatctttatttttaaagtgCTTTATATTACGTTTGTACTGCTGTACTTCGCCTTGATAATAGGCAggttaaaaatgtttaaaataaataaatgacctgAGATTGctttctgcacccccccccccccaatctttaTTCAAGTTACCTGGGATTACCACTCTAATCTTTGATCTCCTTCCTGATTGGCTTAGTTATTGCAGCAACAGACCCTCAAATGTGCTCCCCAAGACTGGCCACTGGGTGTCACTGCTGAGCGATGCTGGGGTCTCCTAAGGGCTATGGACTCAGTTGATCTAAGATGCTAAAGGCGGCCTCAGCTCTGCCTCGAACCCATTGAGCCTCTGCATCTTATTTCTAGCCTTGTttgcttgggtttttttttttttttttttttttacatattaggGCAATTTCACATCTTCTATGCAAATATTGGTTTTTTTTCCtcactgattttttttcagagttGGGTTCCAACATCTTCCTTATACTGAAGGCGCTCTGCACTTTATCTCGCCAGCCAGACTGCCATCTCTCCGTGGTTCAGCTTAGTGATTTTGTGGTGCAGGTGCCTCCCCTGGAGCTGGCTTGCACTATCCTGACTGactttccttccctccatgtcCTTGCTCTCAAGTTCAATGTGGAAGATTCCCTATGGGAGGAGGGACTGGAACAATCTGACCCAGAATTCCTTGGTAAGAAGTGCTTAGAATGTATTCGCCCAGCAGGGTGCTCTGTGTAGTGAAGGGTGTTTCTGTGCTTCCCTCATTGGCAGGCAGTTCTCTTCCTGATCCCTGCCTTCTCCCCCATGGGCTCCGGTGCCGAGAGGTTGCTAGCTGGGGCGTGGCTGAAGAGTGTCAGGGGAGACCTCCACTTAGGTGGCATCTTTGTCTCAAGTGGACCTTATGAtggaggaagggctgtggctcggcacccagaggttgtgagatcaaatccccgtgccgctccttgtgaccctgggcaagtcacttaatcctccagtgcccaccgctttgaatgtcagctttgaaatgccaaagtgacaaaaaggcagtgtacaagtctattccctttccaACAGGGGTCtacccaggtcacaagcaccaggcagaaaccgaaagagtagcaacattccagagctgagattgtgatgtcataatgcctcattccaccaatgcctaagagccaacctcttggga carries:
- the LRRC41 gene encoding leucine-rich repeat-containing protein 41 isoform X3 — translated: MLHMLALPSTILQHLLPLLNIYYLERIEETAVKKGLSTEPVWCQIWKRVMKRKPSQYENIRCWRQKFLETFFHNIMRGILDMSSDTCLQDPRFSPLLHSARYVTELTIGNKLQGVTRLGPVLGSLVDSVKTLKFLHLRSADKATEYALRLLLHCLIHHGKVCKISLSSWPTPDQDLLVVILKISAGLWRQTSDCKMCVQEQDAESSGSAQENRLPQCVESQESSHMQAPSGGNSENKWTNEKPPSALLNLHLPDVDQKALTKVSTKSGDNAVATDIPAVPALIGSISRNAVCHQSSLNKVPPPTSQSSNTSAIPSANNSSYCGGDAKAEQDELFDFVFAVAQEEMKKLQDGNTQLAEENAGNGGALSEAAQGTTDLPPPLKIRYHFRSVTSLNLHNVVLSLESCHFLCHLLCSWVSLEALMMAYNELGSNIFLILKALCTLSRQPDCHLSVVQLSDFVVQVPPLELACTILTDFPSLHVLALKFNVEDSLWEEGLEQSDPEFLANQLKQLEIQFPRGLLKPKHLLSLLGASSSLEKLILDSATFPSPEDLRVVLRALSELNPTLKKLYLHELNLSGCKSEVLLLLQSSTLEEVTFSFCQLFERRLDGFLIELINTVKKNRTLTILNLRGNRLGDEGLVSLADIFSEDSVSSIQHMDISSNCIKPAGLIQFAKKLEKSREQAGRISLTHLNLSQNLLNRDLAITQEALQALRKACTVIDHSSDFSQVFADHISVM
- the LRRC41 gene encoding leucine-rich repeat-containing protein 41 isoform X2 codes for the protein MEEEKNDTGEIPSLFLLCGRTVSANMETLEQEVWALPSTILQHLLPLLNIYYLERIEETAVKKGLSTEPVWCQIWKRVMKRKPSQYENIRCWRQKFLETFFHNIMRGILDMSSDTCLQDPRFSPLLHSARYVTELTIGNKLQGVTRLGPVLGSLVDSVKTLKFLHLRSADKATEYALRLLLHCLIHHGKVCKISLSSWPTPDQDLLVVILKISAGLWRQTSDCKMCVQEQDAESSGSAQENRLPQCVESQESSHMQAPSGGNSENKWTNEKPPSALLNLHLPDVDQKALTKVSTKSGDNAVATDIPAVPALIGSISRNAVCHQSSLNKVPPPTSQSSNTSAIPSANNSSYCGGDAKAEQDELFDFVFAVAQEEMKKLQDGNTQLAEENAGNGGALSEAAQGTTDLPPPLKIRYHFRSVTSLNLHNVVLSLESCHFLCHLLCSWVSLEALMMAYNELGSNIFLILKALCTLSRQPDCHLSVVQLSDFVVQVPPLELACTILTDFPSLHVLALKFNVEDSLWEEGLEQSDPEFLANQLKQLEIQFPRGLLKPKHLLSLLGASSSLEKLILDSATFPSPEDLRVVLRALSELNPTLKKLYLHELNLSGCKSEVLLLLQSSTLEEVTFSFCQLFERRLDGFLIELINTVKKNRTLTILNLRGNRLGDEGLVSLADIFSEDSVSSIQHMDISSNCIKPAGLIQFAKKLEKSREQAGRISLTHLNLSQNLLNRDLAITQEALQALRKACTVIDHSSDFSQVFADHISVM